The sequence ctcttctctctggctactgttcattttcctttgcctacacatacactgaaatgtcatacacctgacaatacagattaccaaacaattcttcttcacccaaggggttaatgcactctaattgttcagtggctactttccttttggtaagggaaaagattatatatatatatatatatatatatatatatatatatatatatatatatatatatatatatatatacatatatatattttgatggtaAGACGGAAATATTCCACTATTCGGTTGGGTGATGTAAGGCCATGTTGAGAAGAGGCGTCCAGAATTGAGAGTTGAAAGTGACAGGCCTGTCGAAAGTACTATCTGGGATGCTGAATCTAGTAAGGCAGCAGTTCATGAGGCACATGTTCCATCTTGCATGGGGGAAGGCTTCAGGCCAGAAATGGAGCGATCGGAGACTTAgaaaaggtaacgatgtccttgtgatgtgggtatggggccgACGATATCAACGTGAATATTGGCAAAACGAAGTTTGGATTGAAGAAAAGTGCCCACACCCAAATTCGTATTTTGATGCaatttgaagtttgacatgaaatatAGCTGCAGACCCAATCTTTGTCATCTTTAGTCATGCCATCCCCATTAACGGCTCGTGTATAAGCACTGAGGAACTGTAGTAACTAGTGATGTATCGCCCTTTTTTGGGCATCGGTATCGGTAGCGACCAGTCATGACATAGGTAGTGGCCTCCTCCATGAGTATCTGGTATCAGTATCGGCCAATCTAAAAAATGAACTTAATCTGCCAATACTCCGATACTGGTACTTTGGGTTATTCGAACATCAAAGATTTCCTTGTGTTCAGATTAAACGTGTTTCCAATAATTGACATCGCACGGCAAAAGTTGCCGTCTACATGAAGGACACAGAAAGTGCCGGTTAGCATCCAACGAGGACATGAAGATACCGCCCACAGCACCCTTGTGCCCATGACAGGTCCGCATGAGGGGGATCCGAAGAAAGcatgcacacctgaaaagaaaaatatattaaagatgtccaatgacagccttgggaggagagagagatgtctactctctactgagccaaaagaaaaagtgacgtagctacagctacagtataggtggataggataggtgggggaagggagggagggaattAGGATTGGAAGGATTAGAGGTAATAGTATTGAAAAGAAGtatagtgggaggtgaaaagattggggcacacccaatagctctttgttgttAGTTTTTTGGTGTCAACATCATGCCTTGAGGACTTCCAGGGGgcgagttctcttgccagcctccgagggacttgttttcatgattattccttttctggggcttgtttatttttttatgtttgcctatttttgttttattttaatactctggatttggtttGTCATGAGCAAtgaaaggagctatccttttccaccaggaatgctcgttttatGTGTCTGCTATTTCCACACTCGTTGTttaagttctgggtaaatgttttggaatctttcccaggcttgtgtggctcttctgtggtacctGATGTTTACTAGTTCGAGATTGTATATGCTAtggagtgtttcgttgttttcatttatgctattattattattgttattatggtttaggccatgtatgtttcttatggttccattttggaatttttgtagtgTTTTTATCTTTGActgagccattgtgcatgctggtgctattggatatccAAATAGAGGTCTTATTATACTTTTGtagagatttattttgatgtttttatccaatagtttgaaacgttttaatgcttCTTTTCTGTGTTTTGTCGATTGGAGTTTTTTTTGATATGGCAGCTTATGTCAGTTCTTTTGATAGTGTCATAGCTCACAGCGTGAGAGTCcagtatatatagaggtgggtgggtagcaagccccccccccccacggccCCTGGCctagcggttaggcagggttgccaccttgcactttaaccctggaaaggtatgatgggtcgtacgcgacccctacagcattttcaaaacctgttttttccccataaatcatcagctgtctcgaatatggaagtgatcaacctgcaaggggtgactagtctacatgccattgtctgctttaggactgattttcgtctaacttccctccttccccgtttttttacccccccccccccccccaggggtcgacctcaaccctgacatacctttataggggtaagtgatcaaacagcaaagttattacataattataaattgtcgaacagtgttgatacttgtttggttctttatagttggaaagtgtggatggatggtgtgtctaccacttgcatgacattggttttggcttagatgccatatattgccatgaggtccattttccctcaaatgctaatttctgaatttgttttattttttgcaaatttgatttttttctatttattttgaatttatcttcaataatggccagcaggcagtattccctcggcatggatgtcatcaacacacttctaatggagttaaaaagagatgttgatgataatatggagtttgcaaccccattcttcatttcaagtggtagattgggctgtaagagttgttgcggtctgcggccattttgttgacatacccgaaaggtaagttggcatgtCTCTAtaaattcttgttctgtatagaattcgcgatattttggtatattttaatgcataaatatcatattttataggcgatacaatgattttcataagaaatttacattgtgaaactaggccgttaaaaaatgacctttagatttcgcccctgatataacagtaaattacatcttagtgcacattttattatgtatttctgttctaggataatatgagtttattctataaaaaattagcctcttcctatttcatttgggtaccccaaaaaattcatgaaatttggacaaatttttttggccaaaaaaagttaccctttttttctcatttcagatcttgacttctatgggtccaactcatttccagcaattacacgctgttgcttggCCATCTAAGagggtgtccctaaagggatttatgtgtatatgtatatttctattttttgtgaatatttacgtcgtcttttttttgtatacttaaatttttaatatatttccaataaatagttattttgtagatgggtatcattgatattttcagtagtttttagcattctttgaagtatttttagcaagtcaaacaatacagactgatgcataactaaatttttcctgattttttttcggagtcggggtagcgagcgaccgagtatacccttaaaggggtgtccgaggagcgtacctatccagggttaagtctaatggctacattccagcttcaccaaaagataatccaaataaatattggaaggtttgttagtatgggaacaagtaAACATTCTaacttcagcgagagagagagagagagagagaaaaaaaaaacagtaaatatttgGGGTCCTGTAATATTTTAGAAGGAATTCTTGCCTATGTTGTGAATAGCCCTAGGCATGACTTATTTATCCCTATACAATGGCTGGACAGATATGGTGATTGCAATCAACCCAAACTACTTCGGGAGATATTTCACACAATGTTACTCTTCTACGATAAGTACTTGCTATTAACAAGTAGGACAAAAACTTACCTCACATGCGCCTTTATTCCCTTCTTGGTATCCTGCACAAATCATGTTTGGCGTGACCCTAAATGGATAAGATGCATTGCAGGCCTCGTTGGTTATTACTGGCAATTCCACTTCATTGAGGATACTTGATGGACTACCACCTAAAATGCAATAAGATCATAGGTTATGAGCTTTAGACAATATCCTCTATTATTTAGCGAAAACATTGAAAACAATTTTTACATGAATTTggagtaaaaatgaaaaaaaaattcaatgaaaccTCCAGAAAAAAATACCGAAGatgtagaaataaaatacttttgctTAATATTTTTGTGAGTTGAGCACTTTCAAGAAAGTTTTTCAAGTTATTAGTCTTGGTGGTGTCTAATCTTTTTCTGAGTTGAGCGCTTTCAAGAAAGTTTTTCAAGTTATTAGTCTTGGTGGTGTCTAATCTTTTTGTGAGTTGAGCGCTTTCAAGAAAGTTTTTCAAGTTATTAGTCTTGGTGGTGTCTAATCTTTTTGTGAGTTGAGCGCTTTCAAGAAAGTTTTTCAAGTTATTAGTCTTGGTGGTGTCTAATCTTTTTCTGAGTTGAGCGCTTTCAAGAAAGTGTTTCAAGTCATTAGTCTTGGTGGTGTCTAATCTTTTTCCGAGTTGAGCGCTTTCAAGAAAGTTTTTCAAGTTATTAGTCTTAGTGGTGTCTAATCTTTTTCTGAGTTGAGCGCTTTCAAGAAAGTTTTTCAAGTTATTAGTCTTGGTGGTGTCTAATCTTTTTCCGAGTTGAGCGCTTTCAAGAAAGTTTTTCAAGTTATTAGTCTTAGTGGTGTCTAATCTTTTTCTGAGTTGAGCACTTTCAAGAAAGTTTTTCAAGTCATTAGTCTTGGTGGTGTCTAATCTTTTTCTGAGTTGAGCACTTTCAAGAAAGTTTTTCAAGTCATTAGTCTTGGTGGTGTCTAATCTTTTTCTGAGTTGAGCGCTTTCAAGAAAGTTTTTCAAGTTATTAGTCTTGGTGGTGTCTAATCTTTTTCTGAGTTGAGCGCTTTCAAGAAAGTGTTTCAAGTCATTAGTCTTGGTGGTGTCTAATCTTTTTCTGAGTTGAGCGCTTTCAAGAAAGTGTTTCAAGTCATTAGTTTTGGTGGTGTCTAATCTTTTTCTGAGTTGAGCGCTTTCAAGAAAGTTTTTCAAGTTATTAGTCTTGGTGGTGTCTAATCTAACCAGAAAAAAAAGCTTGCTGTTCTGATTATATCATAGGTGAAAATACAGAGGATTTACAACTGTTTCCTCATGAGATTCAGCACACACAAAGAGCTCAATTGGCTTCAAGCTTATTATTTACGGCCTGCAAGCATAACTGAATTGGGTTATAATGATGAACCATATCAATGATATATTTAGCTTTACCATCTCTATTAGTTACTATTGATATTGTAATTGTTCTGCGTTTGAAATTTAATTTGATACGGAATGTTTAACATGCAAACATTATAGGGTTTGAATGTTTTCCTTTGTTcctacgccaaaaaaaaaaaaaaaaaaaaataaccttcatCATTTAAAACGGATATACTCAGGCATGCAAGCTGGTACGCCAGATGAAGAATCATCGAAGATCTGGCAACCAATTGGACATACCCTAGAGTACctgttttatataggtactctaacgTAGCCCACTCGCGCGTGTGTCGGGTCAACGCGCTCTGGTGTGAAGTTGGGAACTCTATTATCTTCGGAAATGTTGATACTCAGATGTCTGTTGTTGGCCTTTTTTCCCTATCACATACCTTTTTAGCGAATCACTACATGACTTTGAGTTACTGATTCAAGCTCCATTCTTTCTTCCTCTATAAAACTATAAATTTATCGTTAGGTATCTTATAATTCATATACGATTCCTACAATTAAAATACGAGAGAAATTTTTAAAAGGGGTTGCTCTGAACCAAGATTAACAATTGGCTTTGGAAATATCTGAAGAAATTTGTAACTTTGAAAGCAACCAATGGTTAAAATTAgtacaaaataaaacatattctcaCTGAAATCTATTCAACAAAATATGAAGAGGATAATTAGATATTTTTAAGGGAAACACTTTCAGATTTACTACTTACTTATAGATATCGTCATCTTTTATTtgagaaatgagttttttttttttttcaacgaaataACTTACAAACATTTTAGGTTTTCTTTATCAATAAATACGAAAACCACCAGTAACCTTATGAGAACATTTTCTGAACattccggatagcaaggttggtagcgtcgcggatctctattatagaggtcccgagttcggtccccgccagggacgcgaataccgtgagaccttctaccgggggttacTCCAaagtggcgcctgggggggaggttagaggggactagtgatagtcccagctggctaatggtcgcccgaggagggcgatgtaaatcgtctctatggagacctaaaacccgcaactttttaACTTTAACACTGAATAAAACTGATATAAGGTTTTCAGAAAAATGAAACAGCAAAAGATCTCTTACGAATACAGTACTCATTTAGAGATGGTGctattattcaaattaatattaattacaaaaaaGGCAAGAACATTGTTTTAAATTTCTGTACCTTCAGCAAGATTTCCCCAGCCTGATGTCACAGCTAGGAAACCACTGTAATCTTTAGCAGGGTCTGGAAAACAAATAGGTTTTACTCTATCGCTCAAAATTGCAGGAGTAGCAAGCCAAATAAGGCCAATGTCGTTATCCTTTGTAGCAGCATTAAAAGTTTGGAAATAACCCGCTTTAGCCAGGCCAATTCTCTGATGAACCTCAGTTGGGTTATTGATGTCATGAGCCCCGACAAGAATTTCCTTGTCGGCAGCAGTGGCCATCCTGAAAAATATATATCCATGTACAGTATTAAAGAGATAATAAAGGAAAAGAGTTCTAACATATTGTTTCATGATGTAGCATTTCAGAAGATCGCCATTTAAAGATCGATTGACTTTAAAACATTGCTATTCTCAACAAATTTCATCTTTCCAAGCTTTGAATATAACATTTCATtcatagatatgaaaatatataatatataattaacaagATCTTAAAGGAACTAGAAATCAGATTTTGGTAATTCTATGAATTAAGGAAGActttcattaacttttttctttttttattagaacAGATTTACGTATTTTCGAGctattgttttattcatttaatatgaaccacgtatattttttttacatatcgtTTTTGTATGAAAAACAAATCAGGGAgagaataagtattttttttattatattgaaaatCTTGCATTCGCTACAGTTTGGTTCTTCAAAAAGTATACTGCTCTCCCTCTATTTCTATTTCTTTGCAAATGATTATTTCTTACATTTGAATACAGGAAGCAGCGGTAAGAATCAGCACATTGTTGAGCAAAGATCCACCACAGATGACGGTATTGGTTCCAGCATTAACGAGGGCCACTTGCCATGGGTACTCATTGACCTCAGTCTGCACTCCTCCAACGATGCGGGTCACGCGGTTCACAGTACCACAAGGttctattggaagcacaagagaagaagACGTAAATTAAAGAAACTAAAcatatttcagtaatatttttgGCTTCAAACTCTAATTCAAAATGAAGAATTTGCCTTTTTTGAGGTTACTTATTAATCTATATAATTCTCTCtgagagacagagatagagagaaaaaaaatattggtaatggcgtatattttatatgaaataaattggTAATCTGTGTACACATTGTATCAACAAAAAGTACTTAAAAACACATGACTAACTGCATGGTTCTGGTGAAGTTGGAGTGGGAGTCGTCGTTGAAAGGGTGAGGGATAATCCTGACGGTTGCGGCACTAACGAAATAAAGACGATTTTAAAAGTGCGTTAGTGACTGCCTCGGCAacacaactatacagtatataacactATCTGCAAAAATGTATTTACTAATTCTATGAAACAAAACTGATAAATTTAGCTTTACCTGAAGCAGAAACTCTACAGGCAAAATTTTCACTCTTTACATATCGCCTGTCGATATTGAAGAAGATCTTCATTTTGTTGTCGGTACTTGTTTTAGTGAGTTTGTAATATTTCTCGCAGAGCCTGTATTTGATGAAACAAATCACCGTCGTAAATAGGGCAAACAGATTGCTATTAAACTAGAATATTTATTTCATACATCCGTGATACCTggcagtaattctcttgtaatatcactcgcagaaatattatggagtaggaagctgccgaaggaaccttccatcaggacaacatggctatctcacccaaaaatagatttttccttcgtcaaaatccattgtTTGTAACTTTAAAGTAAATTTGGTTTTCTCTGGTCAGGTTCTTTAAACTTTCTCATTTTTTCCTGGTTATCTTACATTAGTTCATTGTAATGAAAAAAAGGAGTTTTTATACATTCTCTTAGTCATAAAACAAAAGTAGCCCCGCTGTCAGAAGAGTTACTTTGCCCTATTAATAGTAATCTTCTGTATTCTCCCATCGTAAAGTTTTCGTCGGAATTACTATTAGAATGCTCTACCAAAATGTAGGGGATCTTTATCCACTTGAGTTGATACTATGAAAATAAGGAAAAGCTCTGCAAATAAGATTATTATCTCCgcccaaaaataataatgagaaaagtaACATTCTTTATCCGATGTGAAATAGATACATAATTATTCAAACGCTAAATGTTTTCTGATTAATCTTAAGGTATTTCGGTAACCTCGGGAGGAATTTCAAACTACTTTTTATcaattaaagataaagaaaaaacttcATCTAGATACGATTACAAAATCAGTGGCATGCAAGGATAAAATAGTAAGGAATTGAGTTCAtgccaacatacatacatacacacacatataatacttacatatatacatataaatatatatatatatatatatatatatatatatatatatatatatatatatatatatgataattttttgcacattcaaacgtgtttctttcatatttcaaataagccatatatattaatacattaaagtctggattctcttaacgaccttgggatcagagccccaggcggaaccgcccaaagactataatatcggaccggcggggatttgaaccctcatccaggatatctgtatgccagtgaccataccactcagccacgagtggctgagtggtatggtcactggcatacagatatcctagatgagggttcaaatccccgccggtccgatattatagtctttgggcggttccgcctggggctctgatcccgaggtcgttaagagaatccagacttttatgtattaatatatatggcttatttgaaatatatatatatatatatatatatatatatatatatatatatatatatatatatatatatatatatatatatatatatatatatatatgcaaaatataggTTATAATATTTACACTTCAGGACAGAAAGAGTTATAAAAATAGTAGGAGTAAGACTTAAACACTTACTTCTCAATCTATTTAACTTTTACATCAGTTACAACTGTAGTGACATTgctatatcaataaaaaattttgAGAAACACCCAaattaccaatgccttccatttgtAATTCGTATTATTGAAAGAAAAGCATTCTAAGCAAAGCTTTCCGTGTATATGAGAGCAATGTCGTTATCTCTACATGGTTTCATTAACTGTAGAATGTCTTAAAGGAAGATAGGCTCCCTGTAAAATTTAGCTTGTGGCACAATCCTATTATATATCATCCTTCGAGTCTCTGATGATAAAGTAATCAAAAGGAGATAGATGTATATTATAAAATGAATAGTAAATCATTTAATGTCTTCATTATTCAAGATAAAGATAATACTATCAATCACCTCAATTTCTTTCATGCACTTTTACTTTCTAGTTTGATACGAGTTGAAGAAATGCTTCAATAAATGCTCCTGAAgttgtaataaaagtaataaaaaaaaattggtaatgataataatgttacttCAGATTACTTACCTGGAGGGGACATCATTCTCAGTAATTACCAAAGAAGGCCTACTACAACTTCTCACTGTGTTAATTGAACACGCTACAGTTATCTTTGAGCCATCGTTAGATCCCTGCAAAAGTTCATGATATGAATTTAAAAGTTTCTCGGTATTCATTATGGTAGATAATTAAGGATAATGTAGATTTTGACACCGCTTTTCAGATTTCCCATTCCTTTATAAATCAGAGCTTTTCTTGAACATTAACGATGAAAATAGTTATCTTTGACAATAGCAATATTTTGAATCAAACAACAGACGTTTTGTAAGAGCAAACCTTAAAAGTCCATCTGTAATCTCTATTTTGAAGAAAGCCTCCTTTGTAATTCCTTGACCTTATAACTACAGTTTGACCTGGGCCCAGAATATATGAACCACACGAGATAACGTTATTTGCTGGAAAGGAAGAATTTCCAGTATGACAATTTAAGCTTATAAAAGATGAAATTACTAATATACATTAAAACACACTATGCTGCATATTAGTTGTAATATTTGAAGTACAGAACATTTTTAGAGtaaataatgttattaaaaatcttatgaaaatgtTGACATTGATAGCCTACATCTAATTTATGACCGACTATAATGTTTAGATAATCTGTCATGAAGAAAACATAAACCAAAAGAGAACTTATTGGTTATTTCACAAATTTCAAAATGAGTGTTCATGCTATTTGTACTTAACAAACCAACATCATTCGGGACTTGAGAAGCCATGAACCAAGAACCTACAAAAGGGACCTACTTCATCAGTAGAAAATTCTATAGAATACTTTTCACGAAGATCAAAGGAGGGATTAAGTGAAGAATCTCACCAGATATTCTAAATTAGTTCAAAGAGGTTGGGCAGATATGTCTCTCCGGGAAAAGATTCCGTGGATGAGGGCTGAAGATGATCACACCAAGCTTTGAGAACACACAGGCCGACGAAGACTGGGAGCACGCAAGATGCTAACAACCTCTAATGTTCTCAGAAGGTCAACCATCCAAGGGTTGACCAAATCCTCCTATAAATAAGGAAAATCTTAGCAACTAAGTTGTTATAGCTGTCACAGCTATGAGGTTATGTCTACTGACACGGGCAGAGACGCAGATTTAAGGAATCTGCCTCCACAACCGCATCTAAGACCTGATTCGCTGCCGCAGCCTGTAGAACTACCGTAGGTTCTATCCATGCAGAGTTAGCTATTAAGGTAGTTATATACCATAATGTGGAACAAGGTAGGAGGTAGCAGCAGAAGAAGCAACCTTGTCCTTGAGGCACATGACACGTAAGCTATTCTGTAGTAAGAACGAAGTGTAGGTGAAGAACATACATTCATAAGGGATGAACGTTCGCGAACGTGCCGGATTTGAAGAAGATGCCTGGCTACATGTACGCAGGTTCTTTGAAGTTCAGAAGAGATGAAAACTGAAGAAACCCTACTTGTGAAATACTAACAAAATTCAAAAGGTGGAAGGGGTATTACGTGCCAAGGTTAGCCCTTGTGCATTACTCTGGCCATTGATGGAGAGTGCTGAGTTAGGTTGCAAGAAGGAAATCCATGCTAAATTCCTTTAACTTTATGTGGGAAGGCTACCGAAGTAGCATGAACCCAAGAGAGAGGTGGGAAGATGATCTATGTCGTCTAGATGAGAGTACCCTCTGAAAAGTATGAGACTCACGAGAAGCCCAAGCTTCAGTGGAGTGAAGATCTCAGTTAGAACAGATTATCCCAGAAGTAACTTTACCCTGGAAGGATAAGTATCCAGAAGAAAAACCGTTAGGTGCTGGAAGTAGTTGCTGGTTCTAACAGCAACCTAGAGGAGAGCAACTTAGTGATGATCACAAGCCGGTCAACAGTGAACGGCAATTAAGGGAACGGTGAGCTGACGAATGGTGAGATATCGAACGGCGAGCTGGCGAACGGCCATCGGTGAACGTCAATTGGCAAACGATGAGCTAGCAGATGGCAAGCTGGCAGACGGCGAGCTGACGCATGGCGAGCTAGCGAACGGTGAGCTGGCGAATGGCGAGCTGGCAAAAGGCACTCGGTGAATTGGCGAAAGTTGGCAATCAGCGAATGACGAGCTGGCGATTAGTGAGCTAGCAAACGGCAAACAGGGATTGGTGGCTGGCGATCGGCAAACGGCGAACAGTGATTGGTGGCTGGCGATCGGCAATCGGTGAACAGAGATCCGCGAATGGTGATTGGTGGGATGGCGATCAGTGAGTTGGCGATTGGCAAACGGACCAACAGCCAGATGGCAAACGGTGAATGATGATCAGGACCTGGCAAACTATCACGAGCTGCGAACAACGAACTGGTAAACAGTGAGTGACGCTGGCGAGCGGCGAGACAGTGATTGGCAAACGGCCAGCTTGCGATCAGCGAACAAAGGGCTGGCTGAGTATGAGCTGGCAAAGGGTGCTTGGTGAGCTGGTGAAGTTGTCGATCGGCGAGCTGACAAACAGTGAGTGGCGATCACAAGCTGGTGAATAGTGAGCTGACGAGCAGTCAGCTGGTAAAAGGTGAATGACGATCACAAGCTGGCGAACGGCAGTCGCGAGCTGAAGGGTGATCGTGGTCGATCATGAAGTAACGGTGCAGCTGCAGCAGGGATGGGCGAGGCGATTCTGTTGGCAAGACGAGTCTGCAGGGCGAGACGAGTTTGCAGGGCGAGACGAGTTTGTTGGGGAGATGTCTTGCTGGAGAGACGAGACTGCAGCACGAAAAGAGTCTAGACGAGATAAGATCTGTGAGAGACTAGTGCTGGGCGAGGTCTGCTCCCAAAGAGGAAGAGCGGGAAATGTACGAATACAATTCCTGCTGGAGAAATCCCCCAAAGGAGAGACCGAACAGGTGGAGGGAAGTCTCTCCCGTGGATGGGAAAGGGTGACCAACATCTGCTGCTTCTGTCAGCAATTCTCCCTGCAAGCAGGAAGACTGCTGAACAGTGACTGGTGGAGGGAAAATTCCAACACCTGGAGGTGAACCTTTGGGGAGGCGAACTCCCAGGGCAGAACCCTCTGCTTCCCTTCAACAAGCTCTAGCTCAAATTGAAGAATAACGTCGAGCGCTGCCTGAGAACAATCCCAAGATTTTTCTCTGGgttctccccccccaccccccacccgagGGGATTACACACAGAAGTCCAGAAATGGAAAAATCCAATTCCTATGGGAGGAATCCCCCAAAGAGAAAACCAACCAGGTGAATGAAGTCTTTCTGAGATGGAAAGAACGACCAACCCCTCTTGCCGCTGTCGGCAGTTCTCCCCGTACGCAAGAAGACTGCTGAACAGTGACTAGTGAAGGGACTTAACTTCGGAAGAGAATtacaacccctggaggcgaacctccaggTAGCACTCTTTGCTTCCCTTCAACGAGCTCTAGCTTAAATTAAAGGCTAACATCAAGTGTAGCCTGAGAATGAAGCCGAAGCTATTAAATATTGTAAGGTTTGTATGAGTGTCGGAACAAATCTGATATGAAATTTCCAGGTACATATTTAGATATCTGTTATGGAATTTCTAACCTCTTGGCGCTTCAATCCCCCAGGTAAGGATCTAGATAGCTATTACAGGGGTATATACGAGGCAAATGAATCAAATATTCTGTACATCATGGAATGTTGCCtggagtaaaaagaaaaatatggcaTCTatcttcaaaaaaattattttcttttgatataggAATTTTATCTTCTGCTATATTAAATCATTA comes from Palaemon carinicauda isolate YSFRI2023 chromosome 19, ASM3689809v2, whole genome shotgun sequence and encodes:
- the LOC137658400 gene encoding clotting factor G beta subunit-like, translating into MVSLWLYLGSIFLGILCTNSSPILNDNETWIFIPNTRGPFILYPEKEHSIQSRAVHEPLKPDSRIFHSTTKLTNNVISCGSYILGPGQTVVIRSRNYKGGFLQNRDYRWTFKGSNDGSKITVACSINTVRSCSRPSLVITENDVPSRLCEKYYKLTKTSTDNKMKIFFNIDRRYVKSENFACRVSASVPQPSGLSLTLSTTTPTPTSPEPCKPCGTVNRVTRIVGGVQTEVNEYPWQVALVNAGTNTVICGGSLLNNVLILTAASCIQMMATAADKEILVGAHDINNPTEVHQRIGLAKAGYFQTFNAATKDNDIGLIWLATPAILSDRVKPICFPDPAKDYSGFLAVTSGWGNLAEGGSPSSILNEVELPVITNEACNASYPFRVTPNMICAGYQEGNKGACEGDTGGPLMVADNGTWVLAGIRSWGDGCARVNAPGVFVRVSQYIDVLASLLASEGANTLCDGY